The bacterium nucleotide sequence CCACCAGCAGGGCCAGCGCCACCGCGTTGTGGACCGCGTGGACGATCACCGCGGACCAGAGCGAGCCGGTCAGCTCGTAGACCGCCACCAGCAGCAGGCCGAGCGCCAGCAGCCCGAACAGGTACCACGGCTCGCCGTGGACCAGGCCGAAGATCAGCGCCGAGACGACGGCCGCCGGCCACGGCCCCCACGCGCGCCGGCCGAGGCGGTAGACGAGACCGCGGAAGACCATCTCCTCGGCCAGGGGCGCGGCCACCACCACCGCCACGGCCGCCAGGGCGATGCCGGCGGCGCTGTCGGGCAGGTGGCTGTTGTACATCGCGATCCACTCGGGGCCCGGCGGGTGCAGGCGCGAGGACAGGCCGGCCAGCAGCGAGGTGGGCAGCAGCGAGCCCAGGGCCGCGGCCGCGCACAGGACGTGCTCGGCCGCCGGCATGCGGGACAGGTCGAAGGCGGCCTGCGGCGGGGCGCCGCGCGCCTGGGAGGCGGCCGCGGCGAACAGGATCGTCAGTACAGCGCCGGCGCCGGCGGCGGCGAACAGGTTGTCGGTCAGCTGGAAGGCGAGGACCTGCGCGGCGAGGTTGGACGCCATCAGGGAGAACGCCAGCAGGACCAGCCGTCGCGTGGACCAGCCGCGCCAGCCGCCGTCGCCGGGGAGCGGCCGCTCCGGCGGACGGGAGCCAGGTTCGGGCGTGGGGTCGTCGGGATGCAAGGCGGTCCTTCCGTCCTGGGGAGCGTGTCGTCAGGCCCGCCTTGGCGCGGGTTCACCGAACGGTTAATATGCAGCCGACGGCTGCGGAGCGAAAGGGGCGACATGCCGGAACTGCGCGAGGGACGGAAGATCCGGGCGGTGGTCTTCGACCTGGACAACACGCTGACCGATTTCATGAAGGCCAAGCGCGGCGCCATCCGGGCGGCGGCCGACGCCATGATCGACGCCGGCCTGGTGATGGACCCCCAGCTGGTCTACGACCGCATCTTCGCCATCTACGACGAGGTCGGCATCGAGCACCAGCGCGTCTTCAACCGCTTCCTGACCGAGGCCACGGGGCGCGTGGACGACCACGTGCTGGCGCCGGCGGTCGTGGCCTACCGCCGCGCCCGCGAGGCCTCGCTCGTGCCGTACCCGCACGTGCAGCGCGTGGTCTACCGCCTGGTCAAGGACGGCTACAAGCTGGCCGTCGTCAGCGACGCGCCGCGCTTCGAGGCCTGGCTGCGCCTCTGCTACCTCGGCCTGCAGCACGTGTTCGACGTCGTGCTGACCCACGACGACACCGGCGCGCGCAAGCCCGACCCCGTGCCCTTCCGCATGGCGCTCGAACGGCTCGGCGTCGCGCCGGGCCAGGCGGTGATGGTCGGGGACTGGCCGGAGCGCGACATCGTCGGCGGCCTGGTCGCCGGCCTGCACACGGTCTACGCCCGCTACGGGGACACCTACGGTTCGCCGGACCGCCCGCGGACCACGGATTCGGGCGCCCACTTCGTGATCGACGACCTGCTGCAGCTGCTCGACGTGCTCGAGCGGCTCGAGCGGCCGGCCGGGGAGGCCTGAGATGCGCGTGGCCACGAGCGCCGGCATGGCGGCCATCGACCGCGAGACGATCGCAGGCGGCGTGCCCGGCCGCGAGCTCATGGAGCGCGCCGGCCGCGAGATGACCTGGCAGCTGCTGCGGGAGTTCCCCGCGTTGGCGCCGCCGGCCCAGATCGGCGTGGTCTGCGGGAAGGGGAACAACGGCGGCGACGGGCTGGTCGTGGCTCGCCTGCTGGAGAACCTGGGCTTCGAGGTGCGGGTGCTGCTGCTGGCCGCCGCGGTCGACCTCGCGCTCGACGCCCGCGCGAACCTCGACCGCCTGCCGCCCGGCGTGGCCGTCGAGACCATCCCGCCCGACGCCTGGGCCGACCGGGCCGGCGACCTGTGCGCGGAGTCGGACCTGGTGGTCGATGCGGTCTTCGGCACGGGCGTCACGCTGCCGCTGAGGCCCGACCACGCCGCGCTGTTCGCGGCGCTGAACGACGGCGGCGCGCCGATCGCGAGCCTGGACCTGCCCTCGGGCGTGGGCGGGGACGACGGCGCCGTCGATCCGGTCGCCGTGCGCGCCGACGCCACCATCACCGTGGGCCTGCCCAAGCTGGGCCTGCTGCTGCCCCCGGGGCGCGACCACGTCGGCGCGCTGTCGGTCGTGGACATCGGGTTCGACGACGAGGCCTGCGCCCGCCACACCGGGCCCCGCCACTGGCTGCTGCCCCAGGACTACGCCGAACTGCTGCCGCCGCGCCCCACCGACACGCACAAGTACGGGGCCGGCACCGTGCTGGTGCTCGCCGGTTCGGCCCGCTTCGGCGGCGCGGCGCTGCTTGCGGCGCTGGGCGCGCTGCGCTCCGGCGCCGGCTTGGTCACCCTCGCCCTGCCGCGGGAGCACGCGTCCGCGGCCACGTCCTTCGTCCCCGAAGCGCCCGTGGTCGGCCTGCCCACCGGGCCGCGCGGCGGACTGCTGCCCGTGACCGGCGACGACCTGGCCGCGCTGCTGCACCGCCAGCGGGCCCTGGCCGTGGGCCCGGGCCTCGGCGACGACCCGGACACCGACCGCTTCGTGGTGGAACTGCTGGCCGCATCGTCGCAGCCGGCGGTGATCGACGCCGACGCCCTGTCCGCCTTCGCGCGTCTCGGCCTGCCGCCGCGCGGCGGCGTCGGTCCGGCGGTCGTCACGCCGCACGCCGGCGAACTGGCCCGGCTGGCGGGCCTCGACCCGGCCGAGCTGGCCGCGCGCCGGCTCGACCTCGTCCCCGAACTCGCCGCGCGCTGGGGCGTGGTGCTGGTCGCCAAGGGATCG carries:
- a CDS encoding HAD-IA family hydrolase, producing the protein MPELREGRKIRAVVFDLDNTLTDFMKAKRGAIRAAADAMIDAGLVMDPQLVYDRIFAIYDEVGIEHQRVFNRFLTEATGRVDDHVLAPAVVAYRRAREASLVPYPHVQRVVYRLVKDGYKLAVVSDAPRFEAWLRLCYLGLQHVFDVVLTHDDTGARKPDPVPFRMALERLGVAPGQAVMVGDWPERDIVGGLVAGLHTVYARYGDTYGSPDRPRTTDSGAHFVIDDLLQLLDVLERLERPAGEA
- a CDS encoding NAD(P)H-hydrate dehydratase — protein: MRVATSAGMAAIDRETIAGGVPGRELMERAGREMTWQLLREFPALAPPAQIGVVCGKGNNGGDGLVVARLLENLGFEVRVLLLAAAVDLALDARANLDRLPPGVAVETIPPDAWADRAGDLCAESDLVVDAVFGTGVTLPLRPDHAALFAALNDGGAPIASLDLPSGVGGDDGAVDPVAVRADATITVGLPKLGLLLPPGRDHVGALSVVDIGFDDEACARHTGPRHWLLPQDYAELLPPRPTDTHKYGAGTVLVLAGSARFGGAALLAALGALRSGAGLVTLALPREHASAATSFVPEAPVVGLPTGPRGGLLPVTGDDLAALLHRQRALAVGPGLGDDPDTDRFVVELLAASSQPAVIDADALSAFARLGLPPRGGVGPAVVTPHAGELARLAGLDPAELAARRLDLVPELAARWGVVLVAKGSPTLVAAPDGTLWFNPTGHDALAHGGTGDVLTGLIGGLLGQGCEPLDAALLGCWLHGRAGELAAEGGSRRAVLAREVADSLPAALAELDDLAGAWA
- a CDS encoding CPBP family intramembrane metalloprotease; the protein is MHPDDPTPEPGSRPPERPLPGDGGWRGWSTRRLVLLAFSLMASNLAAQVLAFQLTDNLFAAAGAGAVLTILFAAAASQARGAPPQAAFDLSRMPAAEHVLCAAAALGSLLPTSLLAGLSSRLHPPGPEWIAMYNSHLPDSAAGIALAAVAVVVAAPLAEEMVFRGLVYRLGRRAWGPWPAAVVSALIFGLVHGEPWYLFGLLALGLLLVAVYELTGSLWSAVIVHAVHNAVALALLV